The Sulfurovum riftiae genome contains the following window.
ACATATCGTCATAATCGATATGACGTCCTGTTTTCTTTGCCACATGGTCGATGAGAAAAGGCATGAACTGCATCATCCCCAGTGCGAACGAACGTGAGACAGAAGCAGGGACAAAGCGGCTCTCCTGCCTGGCAATGGCATAGATGAGTGCCTGGCGTTCAACCGGGTACTGCTTCATGATGTTTCGGTACGGCATGGGGAAGTAGGATTTTCTGTAGTTGCACGCCTTGGCTTTGATGTAAGTGTTCATCCCGATGGTCGCCTGCGATTCACAGTCCTCCGCCAGTGCGGTCAGGTCGGCATCGGGTTTTTTGACCTTGATCTTCATCTTTGCCCAGTGGATCGGATTGGTCTCATCGATATGACTGACACTTTTTCTGCTGACACGTGGTGTTATAATGCTTTTGGGATACTGGCTGTGTGTGATGTCCGCAGCAAGCAATGTATACATATTGATGTGGGTACTGTCACGCTTGATCTTGTAGAGATACTTCTTCTCTTTTGTCAGCAGGTAGATCCAGAAGAGTGATTTGTCCTTCTCCCAGCGCTTCAGATACACTTCATGTGCTTTGTGGAAGTAGGTAAGGGCACGTTGAAGCTTTTTTTTCTGTACCAGCCTGATACCTTCGTCAAAGAGCTTGTTCCCCTCGGCCTGATGTTTCCAGTCCGCTTTCTGCTGTTCTGTGACATAGGGCTTGTGTGTGATATTCGGTGGATTGACACCGGTCTTTTTCTTGTAGGCTTCACGCAGTTTTTTGTTGGTATTGTTTACCTCTTTGATGATGGCTCTTGCCTGTGAGGCCGTGGTACTCCTCTGGTTCAGGAAACGCCAGATGTAGTAGTCTTTCTCCACACTTCTGGGCATGTTATGTACCTGTGAGTAGGTAAAGGTTTTTGCTTCGATATTCGTTGTACCGAGGGCAAGCAGAATGACAAGGGTGGAAAGAAGCGTTTTGAACATCTTTATCCCAACAGTGCACGCATCATGAGCGTATCGATGAACTGCAGTCCAAGAATGATGACGATGGGTGAGAGGTCGATCCCCCCTACAATGAGAAAAGGCATCTTTTGACGAATGACCCTGTAGACCGGTTCTGTGATACGATAGATGAACTGTACGATC
Protein-coding sequences here:
- a CDS encoding lytic transglycosylase domain-containing protein, whose translation is MFKTLLSTLVILLALGTTNIEAKTFTYSQVHNMPRSVEKDYYIWRFLNQRSTTASQARAIIKEVNNTNKKLREAYKKKTGVNPPNITHKPYVTEQQKADWKHQAEGNKLFDEGIRLVQKKKLQRALTYFHKAHEVYLKRWEKDKSLFWIYLLTKEKKYLYKIKRDSTHINMYTLLAADITHSQYPKSIITPRVSRKSVSHIDETNPIHWAKMKIKVKKPDADLTALAEDCESQATIGMNTYIKAKACNYRKSYFPMPYRNIMKQYPVERQALIYAIARQESRFVPASVSRSFALGMMQFMPFLIDHVAKKTGRHIDYDDMFNPKVAIEFANFHLDYLNKWLYHPLFVAYAYNGGIGFTKKLIKNRRYFRPGPFEPYLSMEKITNVEAREYGKRVLTNYVIYMNKLGKSTRLLPYIKTLTNPSKTDRFR
- a CDS encoding YggT family protein; translation: MNAFIYSIVQLLHTVINVYIWIVIIAALLSFVRPDPSNPIVQFIYRITEPVYRVIRQKMPFLIVGGIDLSPIVIILGLQFIDTLMMRALLG